A single window of Nitrospiria bacterium DNA harbors:
- a CDS encoding polysaccharide biosynthesis/export family protein, which translates to MKKENFWKEMWSCFNRYEMIIACVLFNLLFSGCVMGTSSPKNSQHQEFFQIKNLMINDLPEVTEVVIQGEGPLFYRAIKVPESHQLILEIPGVTLGKHIKPMVVNRGAVLDIYPRETRKPKEGVQFEINLNPSATTRVRGEEGKIIVEIFDSRFSATDEGFPSGNDGNKLVSLALSTENDFQREHALAESGKDYLIGSEDVLEIMVWKNDVLSRTVKVRPDGIISFPLIGDVSAAGLKPNQLRERIAGLLKEYMENPVVTVIVQEINSYVVYLMGEVVNPGKYQLKSNVTVIQALALAGGFTQFASRNKIIILRKGYKEYPETKIKVKYDDIVSGGEMENIFLKPGDTILVP; encoded by the coding sequence GTGAAAAAGGAAAATTTTTGGAAAGAGATGTGGTCCTGTTTCAACCGTTACGAGATGATCATTGCTTGTGTTTTATTCAATCTCCTATTCTCCGGTTGTGTAATGGGGACTTCAAGTCCAAAAAACAGTCAACACCAAGAATTTTTTCAAATAAAAAATCTTATGATCAATGATTTGCCAGAAGTGACCGAGGTGGTGATTCAAGGCGAGGGGCCTCTTTTTTATAGAGCCATCAAAGTTCCAGAATCTCACCAACTGATACTGGAAATTCCAGGGGTTACGCTGGGTAAACACATCAAACCGATGGTAGTTAACCGTGGGGCCGTGTTGGATATTTATCCACGGGAAACCCGAAAACCAAAGGAGGGCGTTCAGTTTGAAATCAACCTAAACCCTTCTGCAACGACTCGGGTGAGAGGTGAAGAAGGAAAAATCATTGTAGAAATTTTTGATTCCAGGTTTTCTGCTACTGATGAGGGTTTCCCTTCCGGGAATGATGGCAATAAATTAGTTTCCCTTGCCCTTTCCACTGAAAATGATTTTCAAAGGGAACACGCATTAGCCGAATCCGGTAAAGATTATTTAATCGGGTCTGAAGATGTTCTCGAAATAATGGTTTGGAAAAATGACGTTCTCTCCAGAACAGTAAAGGTTAGGCCCGATGGGATAATCTCTTTTCCCTTAATTGGGGATGTTTCGGCAGCGGGTTTAAAACCCAATCAACTTCGGGAAAGAATTGCCGGCCTTTTAAAAGAATATATGGAAAATCCCGTGGTTACTGTAATTGTCCAAGAAATCAATAGTTATGTGGTTTATTTGATGGGGGAGGTAGTTAATCCTGGAAAGTATCAGTTGAAAAGCAATGTAACAGTAATACAAGCCTTAGCTCTAGCAGGAGGTTTTACCCAATTTGCGTCCCGAAATAAAATAATTATTTTACGAAAGGGTTATAAAGAGTACCCAGAAACCAAGATCAAAGTAAAATACGATGATATTGTGTCAGGTGGTGAAATGGAAAACATTTTTCTAAAACCGGGAGACACAATTCTGGTGCCATGA
- a CDS encoding GGDEF domain-containing protein has protein sequence MLDRVTQTLDREFFEYLLDLEVRKAVRYLYFFSLLIIQPDQMKKEEEPFPFSDDSLLKTFANLIRDEIRGTDIIGRIANNKFFLILHHADYQSTCQIGNRIKDRIQDYTFIVKVMERKQTISIGGASFPTHSNDIESLISKAEEMLEKARAEGGNLICLPQE, from the coding sequence GTGTTGGATCGGGTCACACAAACGCTAGATCGTGAGTTTTTTGAATACCTTCTTGATTTAGAAGTTCGAAAAGCAGTTCGATACCTTTACTTTTTTTCCCTCTTGATTATTCAGCCCGACCAAATGAAGAAGGAGGAAGAGCCTTTTCCGTTCTCGGATGATTCTTTGCTCAAAACATTTGCAAACCTTATTCGGGATGAGATTAGGGGAACGGATATTATAGGCCGGATTGCAAACAATAAGTTTTTCTTAATTCTGCATCATGCAGACTATCAAAGCACCTGTCAGATTGGAAACAGAATTAAAGATCGGATACAGGATTATACTTTTATTGTGAAGGTAATGGAGCGGAAGCAAACGATTAGTATCGGAGGGGCCTCTTTTCCAACCCATTCCAATGACATTGAAAGCCTGATTTCAAAAGCAGAGGAAATGTTAGAAAAAGCCCGGGCAGAGGGTGGAAATTTGATTTGTCTTCCCCAAGAATAA
- a CDS encoding sigma-54 dependent transcriptional regulator has product MGNEFKVLIVDNDPLMKSYLKSFLTSFGYKIFSTRNGPDTLSEAVSIDPNLILFNLPFGSNSLETVKQLSNHGKRIPVILLADLQQIPPINRNLYDRDGIEVVKKPLDYQDLILKIGKVCSSLPQEGMKKEETEKRVKPKNNHPHLLTGSSRKMEEVRTVIDQVAKTDITVLIGGESGTGKELVARTLYTCSTRVDRPFVKVLCAAIPDGLLESELFGHEKGSFTGAHRSNPGKFEFANHGTIFLDEIGDIPFSLQAKLLQVLQDGEFSRLGGNEIKVDVRVIAATNKHLEVAVRQGTFREDLYYRLNVVSIHLPPLRDRKEDIPTLTEIFVRKYGQQFNREMRGISDHNMKRFLDYDWPGNVRELENMVKRIVILGNEDAAVRNYFKEKENNLNVSSSKMEENLPEPVVSSVVSLDSSSFSLKKTGKTAARKAESELIKKVLQDTHWNRKETAKILGISYKALLYKIKECDWEEKN; this is encoded by the coding sequence ATGGGAAACGAATTTAAGGTGTTAATTGTTGATAATGACCCATTAATGAAGAGTTATCTTAAAAGTTTTTTAACGTCCTTTGGGTATAAAATTTTTTCGACCCGAAATGGCCCAGATACCCTTTCCGAAGCCGTTTCCATTGACCCCAATCTCATTTTATTTAATCTTCCTTTTGGTTCGAATTCCTTAGAAACGGTAAAGCAATTGAGTAACCATGGAAAAAGAATTCCTGTCATTCTCTTGGCTGACCTACAGCAAATCCCTCCAATCAATCGGAACTTATACGATCGAGATGGAATTGAAGTTGTAAAAAAACCTTTGGATTATCAAGATCTTATTTTAAAGATTGGCAAAGTTTGTAGCTCCCTTCCCCAAGAAGGAATGAAGAAGGAGGAAACTGAAAAACGGGTAAAACCAAAAAATAATCACCCCCACCTTTTAACTGGATCAAGCAGGAAAATGGAGGAGGTTAGGACCGTAATTGACCAGGTGGCCAAAACTGATATTACGGTTTTAATTGGGGGAGAAAGTGGAACTGGGAAGGAGTTGGTTGCCCGAACCCTTTATACCTGTTCCACACGGGTCGATCGCCCTTTTGTGAAGGTATTGTGTGCAGCTATTCCAGACGGTTTATTGGAGAGCGAACTATTTGGGCATGAGAAAGGGTCTTTCACGGGGGCTCATCGCAGTAACCCTGGAAAGTTTGAATTTGCAAATCACGGTACTATATTTTTGGATGAAATAGGTGATATTCCTTTTTCTCTTCAAGCAAAACTTCTTCAGGTTTTACAAGATGGAGAGTTTTCCCGGTTGGGAGGTAATGAAATTAAAGTGGATGTGCGGGTGATTGCGGCAACGAATAAACATTTAGAGGTGGCCGTTCGCCAAGGAACCTTTAGGGAGGATTTATATTACCGTTTAAATGTGGTCAGTATTCACCTTCCCCCCCTGAGAGATCGGAAAGAGGATATTCCGACTTTAACTGAAATCTTTGTTAGAAAGTACGGTCAACAGTTTAACCGTGAAATGAGAGGAATCTCTGACCACAATATGAAACGTTTTTTGGATTACGATTGGCCGGGAAATGTTAGGGAATTAGAAAATATGGTTAAACGAATTGTTATTTTAGGAAATGAAGATGCTGCTGTGAGAAATTACTTCAAGGAAAAAGAGAATAATTTAAATGTTTCTTCTTCAAAGATGGAGGAAAACCTCCCCGAACCGGTTGTTTCTTCCGTTGTTTCGCTGGATTCGTCTAGTTTTTCCCTGAAAAAAACGGGAAAAACCGCTGCCCGTAAAGCCGAATCCGAATTGATTAAAAAAGTTCTACAAGATACCCATTGGAATCGAAAGGAAACGGCCAAAATTTTGGGAATTAGCTATAAAGCCCTTTTATATAAAATTAAAGAGTGCGATTGGGAAGAAAAAAATTAA
- a CDS encoding diguanylate cyclase, which produces MEKTLLVVEDSSSIRESIVNSLKSCSFFSLILEAENGINALEILLRDEIHFVISDVVMPQMDGYKLLSLIRNHEKYLDLPFILLTSEKDSRSKIKGISMGASDYLTKPFDQSELLARVKNLLKTKGMQEELKEKNQELEKLNQKLKELSVTDHLTKLYNRRYFNERLSIELQRAQRFQLPLACLLLDIDHFKTINDTFGHQNGDQVLQEVAHMLKSLCRSHDVAARFGGEEFILFLCQTHKEEALKFAEGLRCDIESFPFLERMENTISITVSIGVSGFPHPKIQNFQDMIRCADEALYAAKRAGRNKVI; this is translated from the coding sequence ATGGAAAAAACCTTATTAGTCGTTGAAGATTCCTCATCGATTAGGGAATCTATCGTAAACTCATTAAAATCATGCTCCTTTTTCTCCCTGATTCTAGAAGCCGAAAATGGGATCAACGCACTTGAAATCCTATTACGAGACGAAATTCATTTTGTCATTTCTGATGTGGTTATGCCCCAAATGGATGGCTATAAACTTCTATCCTTAATTAGGAATCATGAAAAGTACCTAGACCTACCGTTTATTCTTTTAACTAGCGAAAAGGATTCAAGATCAAAAATCAAAGGAATTTCAATGGGAGCCAGCGATTATTTGACCAAACCTTTTGATCAAAGTGAACTTTTGGCAAGGGTTAAAAATTTATTGAAAACGAAGGGGATGCAGGAAGAATTAAAGGAAAAAAACCAAGAGCTTGAAAAGTTGAATCAAAAATTAAAAGAACTATCGGTAACAGATCATCTGACCAAACTTTATAATCGACGTTATTTCAATGAAAGACTATCCATAGAACTGCAACGGGCTCAAAGGTTCCAGCTTCCCCTAGCATGTCTATTATTGGATATTGACCACTTTAAAACCATTAATGACACCTTTGGCCACCAAAACGGGGACCAGGTTTTACAAGAAGTTGCTCACATGTTAAAATCCTTATGCCGTTCCCATGATGTTGCAGCCCGGTTTGGGGGAGAGGAATTTATTTTATTTTTGTGTCAAACCCACAAGGAAGAAGCTCTTAAATTTGCAGAAGGTTTACGATGTGACATTGAATCTTTTCCTTTTTTAGAAAGAATGGAAAACACTATTTCCATAACCGTCAGCATTGGGGTTTCCGGGTTTCCTCATCCGAAAATTCAAAACTTTCAGGATATGATTCGATGCGCTGATGAAGCCCTCTATGCGGCAAAACGGGCGGGACGTAATAAGGTCATATGA
- the purF gene encoding amidophosphoribosyltransferase, producing the protein MFDKFKEECGVFGIYGHPEAAHLTYLGIHALQHRGQESAGIVSFDGKEFYQEKGMGLVSEVFSESKLRKLMGYMAVGHNRYSTTGESFLKNAQPLVMNYALGTLAIAHNGNLINGGVLRDELEAYGSIFHTTVDTEVIMHLVAHSKEKALLGRVIDALRQVRGAFSLLFLSDEGLIAVRDPHGFRPLSLGRLKDAYVVSSETCSFDLIEADFVRDIEPGELVLINRDGISSLNPFSPSKQASCVFEYVYFSRPDSIVYGQSVHNIRKQLGKQLAMEKNVNADLVIAVPDSGVQAALGFAEGANLPYEMGLIRSHYVGRTFIEPQQSIRHFGVKLKLNAVRSVIEGQRVVVVDDSIVRGTTARKIIKMIRNAGAKEVHVRISSPPIVSPCFYGIDTPRKGELIASSQAVEKIRDFITADTLEYLSVEGLLKAAGGSKIGFCTACFTENYPIPITRENNQLDLF; encoded by the coding sequence ATGTTTGATAAATTCAAAGAGGAATGTGGTGTTTTTGGGATCTACGGACATCCTGAAGCCGCACATCTTACCTATTTAGGAATTCATGCCCTCCAACACCGTGGACAAGAAAGCGCCGGGATTGTTTCTTTTGATGGCAAAGAATTTTACCAAGAGAAGGGAATGGGTTTGGTTTCAGAAGTTTTTTCTGAGTCCAAATTGCGAAAGCTCATGGGGTATATGGCTGTTGGCCACAACCGGTATTCTACCACAGGAGAAAGTTTTTTAAAAAATGCACAGCCCCTGGTCATGAATTATGCCTTAGGAACCCTGGCCATTGCCCACAATGGGAATTTGATTAATGGGGGAGTCCTTCGGGATGAACTTGAGGCGTATGGTTCGATTTTTCATACCACAGTTGACACAGAAGTCATTATGCATTTGGTGGCGCACTCAAAGGAAAAGGCTCTATTAGGGAGAGTGATTGATGCCTTAAGGCAGGTTCGTGGAGCGTTTTCACTTCTTTTCCTATCCGATGAGGGTTTGATTGCGGTTCGTGATCCCCATGGTTTTCGACCTCTTTCTTTAGGACGCCTAAAGGACGCATATGTGGTTTCATCCGAGACCTGTTCTTTTGATTTAATTGAAGCAGATTTTGTCCGGGATATCGAACCTGGGGAACTCGTCTTAATTAATCGTGACGGAATTTCTTCTTTGAATCCTTTTTCCCCTTCAAAACAGGCGTCATGTGTATTTGAATATGTTTATTTTTCCAGACCGGACAGTATTGTTTACGGGCAAAGTGTCCACAACATTCGAAAACAGCTGGGAAAACAATTAGCCATGGAAAAAAACGTGAATGCCGATTTGGTTATTGCGGTACCGGATTCGGGTGTTCAGGCCGCTCTTGGTTTTGCGGAAGGAGCCAATCTTCCTTATGAAATGGGGTTAATTCGAAGTCATTATGTAGGAAGGACCTTTATTGAGCCCCAACAATCTATCCGCCATTTTGGGGTAAAATTGAAATTAAATGCAGTGAGAAGTGTTATTGAAGGGCAGCGGGTGGTGGTTGTGGACGATTCCATTGTCCGGGGTACCACCGCCAGGAAAATTATTAAAATGATTCGGAATGCGGGAGCGAAAGAAGTTCACGTCAGGATCAGTTCGCCCCCTATTGTTTCCCCTTGTTTTTACGGAATTGATACCCCGCGAAAAGGAGAATTGATCGCTTCCTCTCAAGCGGTAGAAAAAATACGTGATTTTATCACCGCAGATACCCTTGAATATTTAAGTGTAGAGGGTTTGCTCAAAGCAGCTGGTGGTTCCAAAATTGGATTTTGTACAGCCTGTTTTACAGAAAACTATCCCATCCCAATCACTCGGGAAAATAACCAACTGGATTTATTTTAG
- the purL gene encoding phosphoribosylformylglycinamidine synthase subunit PurL, with amino-acid sequence MNKVREDLIKQMGLTEEEYLKICEILSREPNPVELGIFSVMWSEHCSYKSSKRFLKKFPTQGDCVIQGPGENAGVVDIGDDWVAVFKIESHNHPSFIEPFQGAATGVGGILRDIFTMGARPIALLNSLRFGPLELPKNRYLFNGVVSGIASYGNCIGVPTVGGEIYFNEIYSKNNLVNVFCLGIARKGNIIRGRADGIGNPIMYVGSKTGRDGIHGATMASESFGSQSNQKKPMVQIGDPFTEKLLLEACLDLIEKKLLVGIQDMGAAGLTSSSIEMAGRSDNGVRLDVSLVPKREEGMTPYEVMLSESQERMLLVVKSGKTKEVENILGKWDLEAVVIGEVIAEKRIYVMEGDRKVADIPIHGLIDDAPVLERPLAPPPFLDQLQALNLEVLKEPDDFNEILLKLIGSPSLASKRWVYEQYDHMVRTNTVVLPGGGASVIRVKGTQKGLALTVDGNSRYCLLNPYLGGQIIVAEAARNVVCVGARPLALTNCLNFGNPERLEVMWQFALAVEGISETARQFKIPVVSGNVSFYNETQGVGIYPTPVIGLVGLMEDVSLFTTPWFKNEGDLILLLGKTLEELGGTEYLHLVMHQEKGLPPSLNLSLEERVQRVCFKAIQNRLLSSAQDCSEGGLMVALAESCFLSPGHLLGAEINLEASGIRLDALLFGETQSRIIVSLSEKNLEPLKNLANSEGVPWQILGRVGGDRLTVYEKSRKKIPSPVISQRVNSLREIWEGAIPLLLDQGGASYV; translated from the coding sequence ATGAACAAGGTTCGTGAAGATTTAATTAAACAAATGGGGCTGACCGAAGAGGAATATTTGAAAATTTGTGAAATTTTAAGCAGAGAGCCTAATCCCGTAGAGCTGGGCATTTTTTCAGTGATGTGGAGTGAACATTGTAGTTATAAAAGTTCTAAGCGTTTTTTAAAAAAATTTCCAACTCAAGGTGATTGTGTAATTCAGGGTCCAGGGGAAAATGCCGGAGTGGTGGATATTGGGGATGATTGGGTGGCTGTCTTTAAAATTGAAAGTCATAATCATCCCTCTTTTATTGAACCGTTTCAAGGGGCGGCAACCGGGGTTGGGGGAATTCTTCGCGATATTTTTACCATGGGGGCCAGGCCAATTGCCTTATTGAATTCCCTTCGTTTTGGTCCCTTGGAATTACCTAAAAACCGATATCTTTTTAATGGTGTTGTTAGTGGAATTGCCAGTTATGGAAATTGCATTGGAGTTCCCACGGTGGGAGGAGAAATTTATTTCAACGAGATCTATTCAAAAAATAATTTGGTAAATGTCTTTTGTTTGGGAATTGCAAGGAAAGGCAATATTATTCGGGGAAGAGCGGATGGGATTGGTAACCCTATAATGTATGTAGGGTCAAAAACGGGAAGAGATGGAATACATGGGGCCACCATGGCTTCAGAGTCATTTGGGTCCCAGTCCAATCAAAAAAAACCCATGGTCCAAATTGGGGATCCCTTTACTGAGAAACTCCTTTTAGAGGCCTGTTTGGACCTTATAGAAAAAAAATTATTGGTTGGGATACAGGACATGGGTGCTGCTGGGTTAACCAGCTCAAGCATTGAAATGGCGGGGCGATCGGATAACGGAGTTCGATTGGATGTTTCCCTTGTCCCGAAACGTGAAGAAGGAATGACCCCTTATGAAGTTATGCTATCAGAATCACAGGAAAGAATGCTTTTGGTTGTAAAAAGTGGGAAAACAAAAGAAGTCGAGAATATTCTCGGAAAATGGGACCTGGAGGCGGTGGTGATTGGGGAGGTCATAGCTGAAAAACGGATATATGTGATGGAGGGCGATCGAAAGGTAGCGGATATTCCGATTCACGGTTTAATTGATGATGCCCCCGTCCTTGAACGCCCTTTGGCTCCCCCTCCTTTTTTGGATCAACTTCAGGCTTTGAATCTAGAAGTTTTGAAAGAACCAGATGATTTCAACGAAATCCTTTTAAAACTGATTGGTTCCCCTTCTTTAGCCAGCAAGCGGTGGGTATATGAACAGTATGACCACATGGTGAGAACCAATACCGTGGTTTTACCAGGAGGAGGGGCCTCAGTCATACGGGTAAAGGGAACCCAAAAGGGATTGGCCTTAACCGTTGATGGAAATAGCCGTTATTGTTTATTAAATCCCTATTTAGGTGGGCAAATTATTGTTGCAGAAGCGGCCCGAAATGTGGTGTGTGTCGGAGCCCGTCCCCTTGCTTTAACAAATTGTTTGAATTTTGGAAATCCAGAGCGGTTAGAAGTAATGTGGCAGTTTGCTTTGGCGGTTGAAGGGATTTCGGAAACCGCACGGCAATTCAAAATTCCGGTTGTGAGCGGCAACGTAAGCTTCTATAATGAAACCCAAGGAGTAGGAATATATCCCACTCCGGTGATTGGATTAGTCGGGCTGATGGAGGATGTTTCACTTTTTACCACCCCCTGGTTTAAGAATGAGGGAGACCTAATACTTCTTTTAGGGAAAACATTGGAGGAGTTGGGCGGGACCGAATATCTGCACCTTGTTATGCATCAGGAGAAAGGCCTTCCCCCTTCCTTGAATCTTTCCTTAGAGGAAAGGGTGCAGCGGGTTTGTTTCAAGGCCATTCAAAATCGTTTGCTTTCATCGGCTCAAGATTGCTCAGAGGGGGGATTAATGGTTGCACTGGCGGAGAGTTGTTTCCTTTCACCGGGACATTTATTAGGGGCGGAAATTAATTTAGAAGCCAGTGGAATACGGCTAGATGCTTTGTTATTTGGTGAAACGCAGTCCCGAATTATCGTTAGTCTTTCTGAGAAAAACCTTGAACCCTTAAAAAACCTCGCAAACTCAGAAGGGGTGCCATGGCAGATTTTGGGTCGTGTAGGTGGAGACCGTTTAACCGTGTATGAGAAAAGTAGAAAAAAAATCCCTTCCCCTGTTATTTCCCAAAGGGTTAATAGTTTGAGGGAAATATGGGAAGGGGCCATCCCTCTATTGCTTGATCAGGGAGGGGCCTCATATGTTTGA
- the purQ gene encoding phosphoribosylformylglycinamidine synthase subunit PurQ: protein MRFGILNFPGSNCDHDCYWVVKNLFSQNVEFVWHKETSLSSFDVMIIPGGFSYGDYLRCGAIARFSPVMKALEKYVKQGGLVLGICNGFQILLESGILPGVMLRNQSLKFVCKDVFLKVENNRIPFTRSNQENDILKLPIAHADGNYFVDSKTLKEMEKNHQIVFRYCNAEGKLSEPSNPNGSLHHIAGICNKEGNVLGLMPHPERACDPLFQQVDGRVIFDSLIHSRIS, encoded by the coding sequence TTGCGCTTTGGAATTCTTAATTTTCCCGGTTCAAACTGTGATCATGATTGTTATTGGGTGGTAAAAAACCTTTTTTCCCAAAATGTGGAGTTTGTTTGGCATAAGGAAACCTCGCTTTCTTCTTTTGATGTGATGATTATCCCCGGTGGATTTTCTTATGGGGATTATTTGCGTTGTGGTGCAATTGCGAGGTTTTCCCCGGTAATGAAGGCTCTTGAAAAATATGTTAAACAAGGGGGGCTGGTTTTGGGGATTTGTAATGGTTTTCAAATCCTTCTTGAATCAGGAATTTTGCCCGGGGTTATGCTCAGGAATCAATCCTTGAAATTTGTGTGTAAGGATGTTTTTTTAAAGGTTGAAAATAACCGAATTCCTTTTACCCGGTCTAACCAGGAAAATGATATCTTAAAACTTCCCATTGCCCATGCGGATGGGAACTATTTTGTCGATTCCAAAACCTTGAAAGAAATGGAAAAGAACCACCAAATTGTTTTTCGATATTGTAATGCCGAAGGAAAATTGTCTGAACCCAGTAACCCTAACGGTTCCCTTCACCATATTGCCGGAATTTGTAATAAGGAGGGAAATGTCTTGGGTTTAATGCCCCACCCTGAAAGGGCGTGTGATCCTCTGTTTCAACAAGTGGATGGCCGAGTCATTTTTGATTCATTAATTCATTCGAGGATTTCCTAA
- a CDS encoding response regulator, with protein sequence MGDINFLIVEDSPTMRQLISFSLKRIRNSRVVEATDGVDALKKLSEGKFNLIIADINMPLMDGLKLLSLVRKDPNYKQTPVIIVTTEGAEVDREKGLKLGANAYLSKPIQTNELLKTVKELLQIQAE encoded by the coding sequence ATGGGTGACATAAATTTTCTAATTGTGGAAGATTCACCAACCATGCGGCAATTAATTTCCTTTAGTTTGAAAAGAATCCGAAATTCCCGGGTTGTAGAAGCCACGGATGGTGTCGATGCATTAAAAAAACTCTCCGAAGGGAAATTTAATCTCATCATTGCGGATATAAACATGCCTCTAATGGATGGATTGAAACTATTGAGTCTAGTTCGAAAAGACCCAAATTATAAACAAACCCCGGTGATAATTGTAACCACAGAAGGAGCCGAGGTGGATCGAGAAAAAGGCCTTAAGTTAGGAGCCAATGCCTACCTTTCCAAACCTATCCAAACCAACGAACTGCTTAAAACTGTAAAAGAACTATTGCAAATTCAGGCTGAATAG
- a CDS encoding GAF domain-containing protein: MDKNEKDSELMRKAEDFLRIFKKGEEFTQELLVENERLRFKILKMEEENKIHNKKMGDPEIKKLQDTIQQLEDERQKLLNRYKEVEEENKDFITKYVEVEEENNNLANLYVASYQLHSTLDYNEVLRIIIEIIINMVGSDRFGIFLRDEESDMLSIAAAEGIEGEKTKRVKIGEGVIGEVAKTGESFFEEDLENSIHTSELDPIVCIPLKIKEHLIGVIAVFSLFEQKKEKLTRVDFELFSMLAGHAATAIFSSRLYSQSERKLSTIQGFIDLLGGKV, translated from the coding sequence ATGGACAAGAACGAAAAAGATAGCGAATTAATGCGTAAAGCCGAAGATTTTTTGAGGATTTTTAAAAAAGGAGAAGAATTTACCCAAGAACTTCTCGTAGAAAATGAGCGACTTCGATTTAAAATCTTAAAAATGGAAGAAGAAAATAAGATCCATAACAAAAAAATGGGAGACCCAGAAATAAAAAAACTTCAAGATACCATTCAACAATTAGAAGATGAACGTCAAAAGCTTTTAAACCGTTACAAGGAGGTAGAAGAAGAGAATAAGGATTTTATTACGAAATATGTCGAGGTGGAAGAAGAGAATAATAATCTTGCGAATCTTTATGTAGCCAGTTACCAGTTGCATTCCACATTGGATTACAATGAAGTTTTGAGAATTATTATTGAAATTATTATCAATATGGTGGGTTCGGATCGATTTGGTATTTTCTTGCGGGATGAAGAATCCGATATGCTTTCGATTGCAGCGGCTGAGGGGATTGAAGGGGAAAAAACAAAAAGGGTAAAAATCGGAGAAGGTGTCATTGGTGAAGTTGCAAAAACCGGAGAGAGTTTTTTTGAAGAAGACCTAGAAAATTCAATACACACTTCTGAATTAGATCCCATTGTTTGTATCCCTTTAAAAATTAAAGAACATCTGATTGGGGTTATTGCCGTTTTTTCTTTATTTGAACAAAAAAAAGAGAAATTGACCAGGGTTGATTTTGAGCTTTTTTCCATGCTGGCAGGGCATGCGGCCACTGCTATTTTTAGCTCCAGGCTTTATTCTCAATCTGAACGGAAGCTTTCGACCATACAGGGATTTATCGATTTATTGGGCGGGAAAGTTTAG
- a CDS encoding chemotaxis response regulator protein-glutamate methylesterase: MDGKTKIKVLVVDDSAFYRQSIISMLKAFPDIEVIGSVANGHEAMRFVLKEKPDVITLDLEMPEMDGFTFLRWLMRNAPIPVLVISSQSEAASVFKALELGAADFMAKPTKKASLEIMNLQAELRLKIGTIVKIPPEKMKVRIQAPSRFSGERMEAKVSRGSSYRNSVDLIAIGASTGGPPAIQAIITMIPKDFSTPIVIAQHMPPVFTHYFAERLDRISQLEVKEAEPGDMVGPGRVLIAPGGSHMVFERTGDCIFVRIQPPQKGDRYVPSIDSLMASSANVFGPKVLGVLLTGMGNDGKKGMRKIKEGGGITVAESEETAVIYGMPKEAIKDGVVDRILPLLSIPEFILSRVSLGEAVGEKS; this comes from the coding sequence ATGGATGGAAAGACAAAAATTAAAGTTTTAGTTGTTGACGATTCTGCTTTCTATCGCCAATCCATTATTTCCATGTTAAAGGCTTTTCCCGATATTGAGGTAATTGGTAGTGTGGCCAATGGGCATGAGGCCATGAGATTTGTTTTAAAAGAAAAACCAGATGTGATCACTCTGGATTTAGAAATGCCGGAAATGGATGGTTTTACCTTTCTCAGGTGGCTGATGCGAAATGCCCCGATTCCTGTTTTGGTGATTAGTTCCCAATCCGAGGCCGCAAGTGTATTTAAAGCCCTTGAGTTAGGGGCCGCCGATTTTATGGCAAAGCCCACAAAAAAAGCCTCCCTAGAAATAATGAATTTACAGGCGGAGCTTCGTCTCAAAATTGGTACCATAGTAAAAATTCCACCTGAAAAAATGAAAGTTCGGATTCAAGCACCCAGCCGGTTTTCCGGAGAGAGAATGGAGGCTAAAGTTTCAAGAGGATCATCTTACCGAAATTCAGTTGATCTCATTGCTATTGGTGCATCAACAGGAGGACCTCCCGCCATCCAAGCCATTATCACCATGATCCCAAAGGATTTTTCAACCCCGATCGTAATTGCCCAGCATATGCCACCTGTTTTCACCCATTATTTTGCGGAGCGATTGGATCGAATATCGCAATTAGAGGTTAAGGAAGCTGAACCCGGGGATATGGTAGGACCTGGGCGTGTATTAATTGCTCCTGGGGGTTCCCATATGGTTTTTGAACGAACGGGTGATTGTATTTTTGTTCGGATTCAACCTCCACAAAAAGGAGATCGGTATGTTCCCTCAATCGATTCATTAATGGCCTCTTCTGCAAATGTTTTTGGGCCTAAAGTTTTGGGGGTTTTATTAACGGGAATGGGTAATGACGGCAAAAAAGGAATGAGGAAAATTAAGGAAGGCGGGGGAATAACAGTGGCGGAGTCAGAAGAAACTGCTGTTATCTACGGAATGCCTAAAGAGGCAATCAAAGATGGAGTGGTGGACCGAATTTTACCCCTGTTGAGTATTCCTGAGTTTATTTTAAGCCGGGTTTCATTAGGGGAAGCAGTGGGGGAAAAGAGTTAG